The window GGATCTCTTCCGGAGCGAACTGCCGGAAATAACGGGTTTCATCCAGAAGGAGCACGCCGATGACCCGCTCTTTAATAATGAGGGGAACCGATAAAAGGGATCTCGACTTAAAGAGATCGATCCATTTCTTGCTGACCCGCGGATCTTGAGGGGCGTTCTCGATCACGAAAGAATGCTGCTCCCTCGCCGTGAGGGAAAGGAGCGTATTCTCATTCATTTTGATTTCCACCTTCCGGATCGCGTCCCCCCGCTGATCCGACGCGGCCACGCCGTAGAGAAGGTTTCGCTTGTCGTCTACGGAGAAAATATAGCAGTTGCTCGCCCCGATCATCCGGGTCAGGCTGTTGGCGACCGAAGAGAGCAGTTGATCGAGGTGAAGGCTTTTCGTAATCGACTGGCTGACCTCGTTCATGATCGTCAGATCTTCGACACGCTGGCGCGCCTGATCGAACAATTTCATATTGTCGATGGTAAAGCCGATCTCTCTGCCGACGAAGCCGAGGACGCCCAGATCACTTTCGGTGAAGAGCCGGCTCCGGCTGAACAAGGAAAGGGTCCCCCAAATCTGTCCCGAAGCCTGGATCGGCACCCCCATATAGGCGAGAAGACCGTCCTCTCCGACAAATCTCTTTTTTAAAGGACCCTTCGCATCCTCCGCGACAACAAGGGTGGGCGATTTTTTCTCCACAATCTTTCCGATCACATTTTCGCCGACTTTTGCCCCCTGTTTTTCAAGGCGCTGCGCTTTTTCGGGGGATAGGCCCTTTTGCGCGACCAGGAGAAATCGTTGTTTCTTATCATCGAACCGGAGAAGATACCCCCCCTCGATATTCATCAGCGAGAGGATTTTTTCCAAAGCGGTCCGGAAAACATCTCCCTCCTGGAAAGAACGGCTGAGGCTGGCAAAGAGCGACTCCAACAGATTCAATTCAATTTTCTTATCGGAGAGATCTTTCTCCAAGACGTCGATCTCTGTTGCATCTTGTGCTGAGATCGTCACGCCGGCCATCTTCGTCTCTTTTAGATATGGCGAGAGATGGACATTGAGAATCCGCCTTGACTCGCCACGCCTTAAGACCTCCAGATGGAAAGGGGGAAGATTCCTTTGACCCGACTTGAGGGCTTCCACCTGGCCGGAAAAGGTGCTCAGTCCCGTCGCGGTCAGGTGCTGAGAAAAGGGGGTCCGATGGACCTGTTCTTTTTCATAACCGAGGAATTGAGCGAATTCGGAATTGATCGAAACGATCCGGCCGCTGAGATCCAGACCGGCGGTCAAACGGGGCGTTTCCGGCGCGGCGGCGGAGGGGGCTCCTTGTTGTTGGGTAACAAACGGGGAAATCAGCTTGGCAATCATTAGAAAGAGATCTCGATCTTTCGGCGTCATTGCATCCGGCTTCGCATAACCGACCGAGAGCGATCCGAGCACTTTCCCCTCCGACTGGAGGGTGGCTCCGCCGAAGCTCTGAATGTTCATCCCGCGGATGATCTGACCGACGAAAACGGGATCTTTTGAGATCTCATGAGAAAAAAGGGCGGGGCCCTGCTGGAGGACAATCGTCGGAAGGGACTGCCAGGCGCGAGGGATAAAACCATTCTTCCCGAAATCTTTCGGCATTCCCCGATGGGAAAGAAGGACCCATTCCTTTGCCTTCTCCTCTCGGCTAAACAGGAGAAGAATGTCCGAGCCGAGGACTTTGAAGATTTGATCCAAGAGGAGATTCAAGAATTGGGGGGGGTCGCGAACCAATTCGGCATGGTCCGCCATGATTTGGAGGATCGGCTCTAGTTTTTCGAAAGGAGAGGATGACGCACTGCTCTCGCTGGGAGGAGGGTCATAATCGGCCGATTTACTGAAGGAGCTTCCGCTGTCTTCCTCCATTGGGACAGGTACCTGTTCTTCGTACATCCTTAATCCTTACCCGCTCACACCCTGTGTCCTTCAAAATCGTATGGTACTTGCCTCTGCGATAGTAAGGGGGTGGAACTTCCTCTCTTGGCCAGTTCATGAGTGAGGGTGTCTGCCGCAATTGAGTTCATCCAGAGGGACTGGATGCGGATCATAGTCGGCGGTGACTTTAACATAGATCCCTCTGAATGTCAAAGCGATTTTGAAGATCTCCTGATTAAGGAGGAGGTGATCCTCTCGTCCGAAAAGCACCGTCCCGGACGGCGCTCCGAGCCGATTTCTAAGAGATCATGCGGGCAGCCTTCCGCGCGGAAATCCTCTCTACCGCACAGCAAAATATTTAGGCGACTTCCCTCTCCTCTTCATAGAGAAGGGGGCGC of the Candidatus Manganitrophus noduliformans genome contains:
- a CDS encoding GAF domain-containing protein, whose product is MYEEQVPVPMEEDSGSSFSKSADYDPPPSESSASSSPFEKLEPILQIMADHAELVRDPPQFLNLLLDQIFKVLGSDILLLFSREEKAKEWVLLSHRGMPKDFGKNGFIPRAWQSLPTIVLQQGPALFSHEISKDPVFVGQIIRGMNIQSFGGATLQSEGKVLGSLSVGYAKPDAMTPKDRDLFLMIAKLISPFVTQQQGAPSAAAPETPRLTAGLDLSGRIVSINSEFAQFLGYEKEQVHRTPFSQHLTATGLSTFSGQVEALKSGQRNLPPFHLEVLRRGESRRILNVHLSPYLKETKMAGVTISAQDATEIDVLEKDLSDKKIELNLLESLFASLSRSFQEGDVFRTALEKILSLMNIEGGYLLRFDDKKQRFLLVAQKGLSPEKAQRLEKQGAKVGENVIGKIVEKKSPTLVVAEDAKGPLKKRFVGEDGLLAYMGVPIQASGQIWGTLSLFSRSRLFTESDLGVLGFVGREIGFTIDNMKLFDQARQRVEDLTIMNEVSQSITKSLHLDQLLSSVANSLTRMIGASNCYIFSVDDKRNLLYGVAASDQRGDAIRKVEIKMNENTLLSLTAREQHSFVIENAPQDPRVSKKWIDLFKSRSLLSVPLIIKERVIGVLLLDETRYFRQFAPEEIQKIVTMANQVSVAIENATLYQAVTKHMERLQTLSSAIVNIQEEERRRIAQELHDEAGQALTGIKMNLEWVEKELPPSEKAIREKIEEVKSQVGKIMEELRRLSYDLRPAILDELGLVPTLRWYIEEYSKRTRTAVHLQTTGLQKRLSAKIEILLYRVIQEALTNVAKHAQAESVILSLEKKDVHIHLYITDDGKGFEVKRYFSSPPMIRRGLGILGMKERVELAGGTFFIDSDPGQGTRISIKVPIVKRGS